The proteins below are encoded in one region of Leptospirales bacterium:
- a CDS encoding fatty acid desaturase family protein encodes MGQPQSPPSLQIFSSAERAAWVQKSNLQGGFALLQSYAWILAAYAALIAWPGPLTLLLCIVVLGSRQLALEVLMHEAAHGALFRSPRLNQISGKWLCAAPVFLSLHDYRKYHMKHHRHTGQKGDPDLPLRSVYPMRRKTLVRAFLRDLGFRTGARVYGALLLMHAGILEFDLGGRPRRLVARGKAQTRVWLPRLLRSLWPTLVFHGVLLGALWSLHALWAALLWPTVLLTVHTALMRVRSIAEHAATQKSPDILLNTRTTLAGPLERFLFAPIYANYHIEHHLFPAVPFFKLPALHRELHRAGYLSESSVARGYLAVMMQASARPARAR; translated from the coding sequence ATGGGCCAGCCACAGTCGCCGCCATCGCTCCAGATCTTCAGCAGTGCAGAGCGCGCTGCGTGGGTGCAGAAATCCAATCTACAAGGCGGCTTTGCGTTGTTGCAAAGCTATGCGTGGATTCTTGCAGCCTATGCCGCACTCATCGCCTGGCCCGGACCGCTCACGCTGCTCTTATGCATTGTGGTTCTCGGATCGCGGCAGCTGGCCCTGGAAGTGCTGATGCATGAGGCGGCTCATGGCGCCCTGTTTCGCAGCCCGCGCCTGAATCAGATTTCAGGCAAATGGCTCTGCGCCGCTCCGGTTTTCTTGAGTTTGCACGACTATCGTAAATACCATATGAAACACCACCGGCATACCGGCCAGAAGGGAGACCCGGATTTGCCGCTGCGCAGCGTCTACCCGATGCGGCGTAAGACGCTTGTACGAGCCTTTTTGAGAGATCTTGGATTTCGCACCGGAGCACGCGTCTATGGCGCGTTGCTGCTGATGCACGCCGGCATACTGGAGTTCGACCTTGGCGGAAGGCCGCGACGACTGGTTGCTCGCGGCAAGGCGCAGACGCGCGTCTGGCTTCCGCGCCTGCTGCGTTCATTATGGCCGACGCTTGTATTCCACGGCGTTTTGCTTGGCGCGCTGTGGTCGTTACACGCACTATGGGCTGCGCTACTCTGGCCGACGGTCTTGCTGACCGTACACACGGCCCTGATGCGCGTTCGCTCCATCGCCGAGCACGCCGCTACACAGAAATCGCCGGATATTCTCCTGAACACGCGTACCACGCTGGCCGGACCGCTGGAACGATTTCTGTTTGCGCCAATCTACGCCAATTACCACATCGAACATCATCTTTTTCCGGCAGTTCCGTTCTTCAAGTTGCCGGCGCTCCACCGCGAATTGCATCGCGCCGGCTACCTGAGCGAATCGTCCGTTGCCAGGGGATACCTCGCCGTCATGATGCAGGCCAGCGCTCGGCCTGCCAGGGCGCGGTGA
- a CDS encoding TetR/AcrR family transcriptional regulator, with amino-acid sequence MKKNKRSTAKQKRGPGRPTASDSAATREKILEVAGVLFATHGYHGTSLAQVSAEAGIAKSSLLHHFRAKGRLYRAILDRAFGDLEQSLELNPEEQRSISGFVDGFCRWIEASPLQMRMLVRAQLDNPGQAGLIVRRYWQPLLRRLAPQPPPRRSSLNWLLLAVILGNAISSFFVHFSFNRLLLDPQLQKSDQRVLKEFRAQMTEIARLLQAPAKPTKSAP; translated from the coding sequence TTGAAAAAAAACAAGCGTTCGACTGCAAAGCAAAAGCGAGGACCGGGCCGACCGACAGCAAGCGATTCGGCGGCGACGCGAGAAAAGATCCTGGAAGTTGCAGGCGTTCTGTTTGCCACTCACGGTTACCACGGTACAAGCCTCGCCCAGGTCAGTGCCGAAGCCGGCATTGCCAAATCTTCGCTTCTGCATCATTTCCGCGCAAAGGGCCGACTCTATCGCGCCATTCTGGATCGAGCCTTCGGCGACCTGGAACAGTCGCTGGAACTCAATCCAGAGGAGCAAAGATCCATTTCGGGCTTTGTCGATGGCTTCTGCCGCTGGATCGAAGCAAGTCCGTTACAAATGCGAATGCTTGTTCGCGCACAACTGGACAATCCCGGACAGGCCGGGCTCATCGTGCGACGCTACTGGCAGCCTCTGTTGCGGCGCCTGGCGCCTCAGCCGCCGCCCAGGCGCTCCAGTTTGAACTGGCTGCTGCTTGCGGTGATCCTCGGCAATGCGATCAGCAGTTTTTTCGTTCATTTTTCCTTCAATCGCCTGCTGCTCGATCCACAGCTACAAAAGAGCGACCAGCGCGTGCTCAAGGAATTTCGCGCTCAGATGACCGAAATTGCACGCCTGCTGCAGGCGCCGGCAAAACCGACAAAGTCTGCGCCCTGA